The following coding sequences are from one Bufo bufo chromosome 2, aBufBuf1.1, whole genome shotgun sequence window:
- the LOC120991977 gene encoding zinc finger protein OZF-like — MQFFCQSQKWIQNEWLISLLPDGSSFSLIGMSYVSILYGLKKKKNIFQFFIFTENPSKNSKEKFMLSLNYKAEDEDIMQYFARENLITVNVNPGLYSADLSYNPLNHEEPSPDQSHNITTHTNLKGGERFHCGKEFTKSSGFPTQKRIQAGEKAYQCSVCGECFTDKSDLVTHERSHTEEKPYSYLECWKCTNKSNLDTHERSHTGDKRYSCSECGKCFTVKSNLVIHERIHTGEKPYSCSECGKCFTQKSELVTHERRHTGEKPYSCSECGKCFSDKSNLVRHGRSHTGEKPYSCLECGKCFTQKSSLVIHERIHTEEKPYSCSECGKCFARKCNLITHERCHTGEKPYSCSECGKCFTYKSQLDTHKRGHTSEKPYSCSECGKCFILKSSLVKHERIHTGEKSHSCSECGKCFTHKSNLITHERQHTGEKPYSCSECGKCFTQKSNLVRHERSHRAEKPYSF; from the coding sequence atgcagtttttttgccaaagccagaagtggattcagaATGAATGGCTTATATCTCTGCTTCCAGATGGATCCTCTTTCAGCCTCATAGGTATGTCATACGTTTCTATTCTTtatggtttgaaaaaaaaaaaaaacatattccaATTTTTTATCTTCACAGAAAATCCCAGCAAGAATTCCAAGGAAAAGTTCATGTTGTCATTAAATTATAAAGCTGAAGATGAAGACATCATGCAGTACTTTGCAAGGGAAAACCTCATTACCGTTAATGTAAATCCAGGACTTTACAGTGCAGATCTATCATATAATCCCCTTAAtcatgaggaaccttctcctgaccaatcacacAATATTACCACACATACAAATCTGAAAGGGGGTGAAAGATTTCATTGTGGTAAAGAGTTCACAAAAAGCTCAGGTTTTCCTACACAAAAAAGAATTCAAGCAGGAGAGAAAGCATATCAATGTTCAGTATGTGGggaatgttttacagataaatcagatctggttacacatgagagaagtcacacagaagagaagccatattcatattTAGAATGTTGGAAATGTACAAATAAATCAAATCTTGatacacatgagagaagtcacacaggagacaaacggtattcatgttcagaatgtgggaaatgttttacagttaAATCAAATctcgttatacatgagagaattcacacaggagagaagccatattcatgttcagaatgtgggaaatgctttacacaaaaatcagaacttgttacacatgagagacgACACACGGGAGAAAAGCCAtattcttgttcagaatgtgggaaatgcttttcaGATAAATCAAATCTCGTTAGGCAtgggagaagtcacacaggagaaaagccatattcatgtttagaatgtgggaaatgttttacacaaaaatcaagtcttgttatacatgagagaattcacacagaagagaaaccatattcatgttcagaatgtggaaaatgttttgcaCGTAAATGTAATCTTATTACACatgagagatgtcacacaggagagaagccatattcatgttcagaatgtgggaaatgttttacatataAATCACAACTTGATACACATAAGAGAGGTCACACAAGTGAGAAgccttattcatgttcagaatgtgggaaatgtttcatactcaaatcaagtcttgttaaacatgagagaattcacacaggagagaaatcgcattcatgttcagaatgtggaaaatgttttacacatAAATCTAATCTTATTACACATGAGAGACaacacacaggagaaaagccatattcatgttcagaatgtggcaaatgttttacacagaaatcaaatcttgttaggcatgagagaagtcacagagcagagaagccatattcattttGA